The Apium graveolens cultivar Ventura chromosome 6, ASM990537v1, whole genome shotgun sequence genome contains a region encoding:
- the LOC141665165 gene encoding protein FAR1-RELATED SEQUENCE 5-like has protein sequence MSSPRVVKINGVERFFLKASARNVLRDERKKRFEISDAQAGLDLLHRLNEESGSKYFIRTEVDEENRLKCLVWIDPRCIMVYQNFGAVMAFDTTYRTNRYAMPFVPFTGVNHHYQLVIFGFALMRDEFERQLCIFFELKY, from the exons ATGTCGTCGCCGAGAGTAGTCAAAATAAACGGCGTAGAGAGGTTCTTCCTAAAAGCGAGTGCAAG GAATGTGTTAAGAGACGAGAGGAAGAAAAGGTTTGAGATTAGTGACGCCCAAGCGGGGTTGGACTTGTTGCATAGGTTGAATGAAGAAAGTggttctaaatattttattaggaCCGAAGTCGATGAAGAGAATCGCTTGAAGTGTCTAGTATGGATTGATCCGAGATGTATAATGGTTTACCAAAATTTTGGCGCTGTTATGGCTTTTGATACCACTTATCGGACAAATAGGTATGCAATGCCATTTGTCCCATTTACCGGAGTCAATCATCATTATCAattggtaattttcgggtttgCATTGATGCGGGATGAATTTGAGCGGCAATTATGTATTTTCTTTGAATTAAAGTATTAA